A window of Oncorhynchus masou masou isolate Uvic2021 unplaced genomic scaffold, UVic_Omas_1.1 unplaced_scaffold_13524, whole genome shotgun sequence genomic DNA:
GTGTTTCATAGCGCCTCATAACCTACCAAATGTTGGACACTCTGTTTACGTAGCTGAGGAAGGcttgactgtctctgtgtgtgtgtgtttactgcagGGTTTGACCTGGGCAGTCTGCAGATGACCCAGAACGATGTGACTGATGTTCTGTTACCACAATGGGCCTTGTCTAGAGAAGACTTCATCAGGAAACACAGGAAAGCTCTGGTGAGGCCTTCCACCTGGAAAAATTATCTATGGGAAACGCTGGTGCAACCCCCACAGCCATGCTACACTCTCTGATTGGACACATTTTAATCAAGTAATCAAATATATTTCCTCTTACAAATGCATTTGTCCCCCAATATGGTGCAGGAATGTGAGCATGTTTCCTCTCACCTCCATGAGTGGATTGACCTGATCTTTGGCTGcaag
This region includes:
- the LOC135530482 gene encoding neurobeachin-like protein 2, with the protein product MESPADVKELIPEFFYFPEFLQNINGFDLGSLQMTQNDVTDVLLPQWALSREDFIRKHRKALECEHVSSHLHEWIDLIFGCKQRGRRRWRLSMSSTTAPMK